The Kogia breviceps isolate mKogBre1 chromosome 4, mKogBre1 haplotype 1, whole genome shotgun sequence genome window below encodes:
- the HOOK2 gene encoding protein Hook homolog 2 isoform X5, giving the protein MSVDKTELCGSLLTWLQTFHVPPPCTSPQELSSGLAVAYVLNQIDPSWFNEAWLQGISDDPGPNRRLKVNNLKTILQSLVEYSQDVLGHPILEQHLPDVSLIGEFSDPEELGKLLQLVLGCAISCEKKQEHIQRIMTLEESVQHVVMEAIQESRRYYFLSEEADEGDELRQRCLDLERQLVLLSEEKQSLVQENEVLRERAGRSEGEGATGLTSKKLLLLQSQLEQLQEENFRLESGREDERVRCAELEREVAELQQRSQELTSLAQEAQALKDEMDELRQSSERAGQLEATLSSCRRRLGELRELRRQVRQLEERNAGHAERTRQLEEELRRAGSLRAQLEAQRRQVQELQGQRQEEAMKAEKWLFECRNLEEKYELVSKEKERLLAERDSLREANEDLRCAQMQPRGLTQADPSLDPTSPAVENLAAEILPAELRETLLQLQLENKRLCQQEAADRERQEELQRHLEEANRARHGLEMQHRLNQQQLSELRAQVEDLQKALQEQGGKTEDSTLLKRKLEEHLQKLHEADLELQRKREYIEELEPPADSSTARRIEELQHNLQKKDADLRAMEERYRRYVDKARTVIQTLEPKQRPPGGAPPELHTLRTQLRERDVRIRHLEMDFEKSRSQREQEEKLLISAWYNMGMALQQRAGEERAPAHAQSFLAQQRLATNARRGPLGRLAPLNMRPTDKH; this is encoded by the exons ATGAGCGTGGACAAGACCGAGCTATGCGGGTCTCTGCTCACCTGG CTGCAGACGTTCCATGTCCCGCCCCCCTGTACCAGCCCCCAGGAACTGAGCAGTGGCCTCGCAGTAGCCTATGTGCTGAACCAGAT AGACCCTTCCTGGTTCAACGAGGCATGGCTCCAGGGCATCTCAGACGACCCAGGTCCCAACCGGAGGTTGAAG GTCAACAATCTGAAGACAATCTTACAGAGCCTGGTGGAGTACTCCCAGGAT gTCCTGGGGCATCCCATTTTGGAGCAGCACCTTCCAGATGTGAGCCTCATTGGCGAGTTCTCAGACCCAGAAGAGCTTGGCAAGCTGCTTCAGCTGGTGCTGGGCTGTGCTATCAGTTGCGAGAAGAAGCAGG AGCACATCCAGAGAATCATGACCCTAGAGGAATCAGTTCAGCATGTGGTGATGGAAGCCATCCAGGAG TCCCGCAGGTACTACTTCCTGAGTGAGGAGGCTGACGAGGGAGACGAGCTGCGGCAGCGCTGTCTGGACCTGGAGCGGCAG CTGGTACTCCTGTCAGAGGAGAAGCAGAGCCTGGTTCAGGAAAATGAGGTGCTGAGGGAACGGGCGGGCCGGTCCGAGGGTGAGGGCGCCACCGGCCTCACCTCCAagaagctgctgctgctgcagtccCAGCTGGAGCAGCTGCAGGAAGAGAACTTCAG gcTGGAGAGCGGCAGGGAGGACGAGCGCGTGCGCTGTGCCGAGCTGGAACGGGAGGTCGCCGAGCTGCAGCAGCGGAGCCAGGAGCTGACCAGCCTGGCCCAGGAGGCACAGGCCCTGAAGGATGAGATGGATGAACTTCG gcagTCCTCCGAGCGCGCAGGGCAGCTGGAGGCCACGCTGAGCAGCTGCCGGCGCCGCCTGGGCGAGCTGCGGGAGCTTCGGCGGCAGGTGCGGCAGCTGGAGGAGCGCAACGCCGGCCACGCTGAACGCACGCGGCAGCTGGAGGAAGAGCTGCGCCGGGCCGGCTCCCTGCGCGCCCAGCTAGAGGCGCAGCGGCGGCAG GTTCAGGAACTGCAGGGCCAGCGGCAGGAGGAGGCCATGAAGGCCGAGAAATGGCTATTCGAGTGTCGCAATCTGGAGGAAAAGTATGAGCTGGTGTCAAAGGAGAAGGAG CGGCTGCTGGCAGAGCGGGACTCCCTGCGGGAGGCCAATGAAGACCTGCGCTGCGCCCAGATGCAGCCTCGCGGGCTGACCCAAGCCG ACCCCTCACTGGATCCCACCTCACCGGCTGTGGAAAACTTAGCAGCCGAGATCCTACCTGCGGAGCTCAG GGAGACGCTCCTGCAGCTTCAGCTGGAGAACAAGCGCCTGTGCCAGCAGGAGGCGGCCGACCGAGAACGGCAGGAGGAGCTGCAGCGCCACCTGGAGGAGGCCAACCGCGCGCGCCACGGCCTGGAGATGCAGCACCG gcTGAACCAGCAGCAGCTGTCGGAGCTGCGGGCCCAGGTGGAGGACCTGCAGAAGGCCCTGCAGGAACAGGGGGGCAAGACTGAAGAC TCAACCTTGCTGAAGAGGAAGCTGGAGGAGCATCT GCAGAAGCTGCATGAGGCAGATCTGGAGCTGCAGCGGAAGCGCGAGTACATCGAGGAGCTAGAGCCCCCTGCCGACAGCAGCA CAGCCCGGCGTATCGAGGAGCTGCAGCACAACCTGCAGAAGAAGGACGCGGACTTGCGGGCCATGGAGGAGCGCTACCGCCGCTACGTGGACAAGGCGCGCACA GTCATACAGACCCTGGAACCCAAGCAGCGGCCACCTGGGGGTGCTCCTCCGGAACTCCACACCCTGAGGACACAGCTCCGGGAGCGGGATGTCCGCATCCGGCACCTGGAG ATGGACTTTGAGAAGAGTCGAAGTCAGCGGGAGCAGGAAGAAAAGCTGCTCATCAGTGCCTGGTATAATATG GGCATGGCTCTGCAGCAGCGAGCCGGGGAAGAGCGGGCACCTGCCCATGCCCAGTCATTCCTGGCACAGCAGCGGCTGGCCACCAACGCTCGCCGCGGACCCCTGGGACGCCTAGCACCCCTGAACATGCGCCCCACTGACAAGCACTGA
- the HOOK2 gene encoding protein Hook homolog 2 isoform X8, with translation MRVSAHLAADVPCPAPLYQPPGTEQWPRSSLCAEPDVNNLKTILQSLVEYSQDVLGHPILEQHLPDVSLIGEFSDPEELGKLLQLVLGCAISCEKKQEHIQRIMTLEESVQHVVMEAIQESRRYYFLSEEADEGDELRQRCLDLERQLVLLSEEKQSLVQENEVLRERAGRSEGEGATGLTSKKLLLLQSQLEQLQEENFRLESGREDERVRCAELEREVAELQQRSQELTSLAQEAQALKDEMDELRQSSERAGQLEATLSSCRRRLGELRELRRQVRQLEERNAGHAERTRQLEEELRRAGSLRAQLEAQRRQVQELQGQRQEEAMKAEKWLFECRNLEEKYELVSKEKERLLAERDSLREANEDLRCAQMQPRGLTQADPSLDPTSPAVENLAAEILPAELRETLLQLQLENKRLCQQEAADRERQEELQRHLEEANRARHGLEMQHRLNQQQLSELRAQVEDLQKALQEQGGKTEDSTLLKRKLEEHLQKLHEADLELQRKREYIEELEPPADSSTARRIEELQHNLQKKDADLRAMEERYRRYVDKARTVIQTLEPKQRPPGGAPPELHTLRTQLRERDVRIRHLEMDFEKSRSQREQEEKLLISAWYNMGMALQQRAGEERAPAHAQSFLAQQRLATNARRGPLGRLAPLNMRPTDKH, from the exons ATGCGGGTCTCTGCTCACCTGG CTGCAGACGTTCCATGTCCCGCCCCCCTGTACCAGCCCCCAGGAACTGAGCAGTGGCCTCGCAGTAGCCTATGTGCTGAACCAGAT GTCAACAATCTGAAGACAATCTTACAGAGCCTGGTGGAGTACTCCCAGGAT gTCCTGGGGCATCCCATTTTGGAGCAGCACCTTCCAGATGTGAGCCTCATTGGCGAGTTCTCAGACCCAGAAGAGCTTGGCAAGCTGCTTCAGCTGGTGCTGGGCTGTGCTATCAGTTGCGAGAAGAAGCAGG AGCACATCCAGAGAATCATGACCCTAGAGGAATCAGTTCAGCATGTGGTGATGGAAGCCATCCAGGAG TCCCGCAGGTACTACTTCCTGAGTGAGGAGGCTGACGAGGGAGACGAGCTGCGGCAGCGCTGTCTGGACCTGGAGCGGCAG CTGGTACTCCTGTCAGAGGAGAAGCAGAGCCTGGTTCAGGAAAATGAGGTGCTGAGGGAACGGGCGGGCCGGTCCGAGGGTGAGGGCGCCACCGGCCTCACCTCCAagaagctgctgctgctgcagtccCAGCTGGAGCAGCTGCAGGAAGAGAACTTCAG gcTGGAGAGCGGCAGGGAGGACGAGCGCGTGCGCTGTGCCGAGCTGGAACGGGAGGTCGCCGAGCTGCAGCAGCGGAGCCAGGAGCTGACCAGCCTGGCCCAGGAGGCACAGGCCCTGAAGGATGAGATGGATGAACTTCG gcagTCCTCCGAGCGCGCAGGGCAGCTGGAGGCCACGCTGAGCAGCTGCCGGCGCCGCCTGGGCGAGCTGCGGGAGCTTCGGCGGCAGGTGCGGCAGCTGGAGGAGCGCAACGCCGGCCACGCTGAACGCACGCGGCAGCTGGAGGAAGAGCTGCGCCGGGCCGGCTCCCTGCGCGCCCAGCTAGAGGCGCAGCGGCGGCAG GTTCAGGAACTGCAGGGCCAGCGGCAGGAGGAGGCCATGAAGGCCGAGAAATGGCTATTCGAGTGTCGCAATCTGGAGGAAAAGTATGAGCTGGTGTCAAAGGAGAAGGAG CGGCTGCTGGCAGAGCGGGACTCCCTGCGGGAGGCCAATGAAGACCTGCGCTGCGCCCAGATGCAGCCTCGCGGGCTGACCCAAGCCG ACCCCTCACTGGATCCCACCTCACCGGCTGTGGAAAACTTAGCAGCCGAGATCCTACCTGCGGAGCTCAG GGAGACGCTCCTGCAGCTTCAGCTGGAGAACAAGCGCCTGTGCCAGCAGGAGGCGGCCGACCGAGAACGGCAGGAGGAGCTGCAGCGCCACCTGGAGGAGGCCAACCGCGCGCGCCACGGCCTGGAGATGCAGCACCG gcTGAACCAGCAGCAGCTGTCGGAGCTGCGGGCCCAGGTGGAGGACCTGCAGAAGGCCCTGCAGGAACAGGGGGGCAAGACTGAAGAC TCAACCTTGCTGAAGAGGAAGCTGGAGGAGCATCT GCAGAAGCTGCATGAGGCAGATCTGGAGCTGCAGCGGAAGCGCGAGTACATCGAGGAGCTAGAGCCCCCTGCCGACAGCAGCA CAGCCCGGCGTATCGAGGAGCTGCAGCACAACCTGCAGAAGAAGGACGCGGACTTGCGGGCCATGGAGGAGCGCTACCGCCGCTACGTGGACAAGGCGCGCACA GTCATACAGACCCTGGAACCCAAGCAGCGGCCACCTGGGGGTGCTCCTCCGGAACTCCACACCCTGAGGACACAGCTCCGGGAGCGGGATGTCCGCATCCGGCACCTGGAG ATGGACTTTGAGAAGAGTCGAAGTCAGCGGGAGCAGGAAGAAAAGCTGCTCATCAGTGCCTGGTATAATATG GGCATGGCTCTGCAGCAGCGAGCCGGGGAAGAGCGGGCACCTGCCCATGCCCAGTCATTCCTGGCACAGCAGCGGCTGGCCACCAACGCTCGCCGCGGACCCCTGGGACGCCTAGCACCCCTGAACATGCGCCCCACTGACAAGCACTGA
- the HOOK2 gene encoding protein Hook homolog 2 isoform X6, with translation MRVSAHLAADVPCPAPLYQPPGTEQWPRSSLCAEPDVNNLKTILQSLVEYSQDVLGHPILEQHLPDVSLIGEFSDPEELGKLLQLVLGCAISCEKKQEHIQRIMTLEESVQHVVMEAIQELMTKDTSDSLSPETYGNFDSQSRRYYFLSEEADEGDELRQRCLDLERQLVLLSEEKQSLVQENEVLRERAGRSEGEGATGLTSKKLLLLQSQLEQLQEENFRLESGREDERVRCAELEREVAELQQRSQELTSLAQEAQALKDEMDELRQSSERAGQLEATLSSCRRRLGELRELRRQVRQLEERNAGHAERTRQLEEELRRAGSLRAQLEAQRRQVQELQGQRQEEAMKAEKWLFECRNLEEKYELVSKEKERLLAERDSLREANEDLRCAQMQPRGLTQADPSLDPTSPAVENLAAEILPAELRETLLQLQLENKRLCQQEAADRERQEELQRHLEEANRARHGLEMQHRLNQQQLSELRAQVEDLQKALQEQGGKTEDSTLLKRKLEEHLQKLHEADLELQRKREYIEELEPPADSSTARRIEELQHNLQKKDADLRAMEERYRRYVDKARTVIQTLEPKQRPPGGAPPELHTLRTQLRERDVRIRHLEQMDFEKSRSQREQEEKLLISAWYNMGMALQQRAGEERAPAHAQSFLAQQRLATNARRGPLGRLAPLNMRPTDKH, from the exons ATGCGGGTCTCTGCTCACCTGG CTGCAGACGTTCCATGTCCCGCCCCCCTGTACCAGCCCCCAGGAACTGAGCAGTGGCCTCGCAGTAGCCTATGTGCTGAACCAGAT GTCAACAATCTGAAGACAATCTTACAGAGCCTGGTGGAGTACTCCCAGGAT gTCCTGGGGCATCCCATTTTGGAGCAGCACCTTCCAGATGTGAGCCTCATTGGCGAGTTCTCAGACCCAGAAGAGCTTGGCAAGCTGCTTCAGCTGGTGCTGGGCTGTGCTATCAGTTGCGAGAAGAAGCAGG AGCACATCCAGAGAATCATGACCCTAGAGGAATCAGTTCAGCATGTGGTGATGGAAGCCATCCAGGAG CTCATGACCAAAGACACCTCTGACTCCCTGTCACCGGAAACATATGGGAACTTTGATAGCCAG TCCCGCAGGTACTACTTCCTGAGTGAGGAGGCTGACGAGGGAGACGAGCTGCGGCAGCGCTGTCTGGACCTGGAGCGGCAG CTGGTACTCCTGTCAGAGGAGAAGCAGAGCCTGGTTCAGGAAAATGAGGTGCTGAGGGAACGGGCGGGCCGGTCCGAGGGTGAGGGCGCCACCGGCCTCACCTCCAagaagctgctgctgctgcagtccCAGCTGGAGCAGCTGCAGGAAGAGAACTTCAG gcTGGAGAGCGGCAGGGAGGACGAGCGCGTGCGCTGTGCCGAGCTGGAACGGGAGGTCGCCGAGCTGCAGCAGCGGAGCCAGGAGCTGACCAGCCTGGCCCAGGAGGCACAGGCCCTGAAGGATGAGATGGATGAACTTCG gcagTCCTCCGAGCGCGCAGGGCAGCTGGAGGCCACGCTGAGCAGCTGCCGGCGCCGCCTGGGCGAGCTGCGGGAGCTTCGGCGGCAGGTGCGGCAGCTGGAGGAGCGCAACGCCGGCCACGCTGAACGCACGCGGCAGCTGGAGGAAGAGCTGCGCCGGGCCGGCTCCCTGCGCGCCCAGCTAGAGGCGCAGCGGCGGCAG GTTCAGGAACTGCAGGGCCAGCGGCAGGAGGAGGCCATGAAGGCCGAGAAATGGCTATTCGAGTGTCGCAATCTGGAGGAAAAGTATGAGCTGGTGTCAAAGGAGAAGGAG CGGCTGCTGGCAGAGCGGGACTCCCTGCGGGAGGCCAATGAAGACCTGCGCTGCGCCCAGATGCAGCCTCGCGGGCTGACCCAAGCCG ACCCCTCACTGGATCCCACCTCACCGGCTGTGGAAAACTTAGCAGCCGAGATCCTACCTGCGGAGCTCAG GGAGACGCTCCTGCAGCTTCAGCTGGAGAACAAGCGCCTGTGCCAGCAGGAGGCGGCCGACCGAGAACGGCAGGAGGAGCTGCAGCGCCACCTGGAGGAGGCCAACCGCGCGCGCCACGGCCTGGAGATGCAGCACCG gcTGAACCAGCAGCAGCTGTCGGAGCTGCGGGCCCAGGTGGAGGACCTGCAGAAGGCCCTGCAGGAACAGGGGGGCAAGACTGAAGAC TCAACCTTGCTGAAGAGGAAGCTGGAGGAGCATCT GCAGAAGCTGCATGAGGCAGATCTGGAGCTGCAGCGGAAGCGCGAGTACATCGAGGAGCTAGAGCCCCCTGCCGACAGCAGCA CAGCCCGGCGTATCGAGGAGCTGCAGCACAACCTGCAGAAGAAGGACGCGGACTTGCGGGCCATGGAGGAGCGCTACCGCCGCTACGTGGACAAGGCGCGCACA GTCATACAGACCCTGGAACCCAAGCAGCGGCCACCTGGGGGTGCTCCTCCGGAACTCCACACCCTGAGGACACAGCTCCGGGAGCGGGATGTCCGCATCCGGCACCTGGAG CAGATGGACTTTGAGAAGAGTCGAAGTCAGCGGGAGCAGGAAGAAAAGCTGCTCATCAGTGCCTGGTATAATATG GGCATGGCTCTGCAGCAGCGAGCCGGGGAAGAGCGGGCACCTGCCCATGCCCAGTCATTCCTGGCACAGCAGCGGCTGGCCACCAACGCTCGCCGCGGACCCCTGGGACGCCTAGCACCCCTGAACATGCGCCCCACTGACAAGCACTGA
- the HOOK2 gene encoding protein Hook homolog 2 isoform X7 — MRVSAHLAADVPCPAPLYQPPGTEQWPRSSLCAEPDVNNLKTILQSLVEYSQDVLGHPILEQHLPDVSLIGEFSDPEELGKLLQLVLGCAISCEKKQEHIQRIMTLEESVQHVVMEAIQELMTKDTSDSLSPETYGNFDSQSRRYYFLSEEADEGDELRQRCLDLERQLVLLSEEKQSLVQENEVLRERAGRSEGEGATGLTSKKLLLLQSQLEQLQEENFRLESGREDERVRCAELEREVAELQQRSQELTSLAQEAQALKDEMDELRQSSERAGQLEATLSSCRRRLGELRELRRQVRQLEERNAGHAERTRQLEEELRRAGSLRAQLEAQRRQVQELQGQRQEEAMKAEKWLFECRNLEEKYELVSKEKERLLAERDSLREANEDLRCAQMQPRGLTQADPSLDPTSPAVENLAAEILPAELRETLLQLQLENKRLCQQEAADRERQEELQRHLEEANRARHGLEMQHRLNQQQLSELRAQVEDLQKALQEQGGKTEDSTLLKRKLEEHLQKLHEADLELQRKREYIEELEPPADSSTARRIEELQHNLQKKDADLRAMEERYRRYVDKARTVIQTLEPKQRPPGGAPPELHTLRTQLRERDVRIRHLEMDFEKSRSQREQEEKLLISAWYNMGMALQQRAGEERAPAHAQSFLAQQRLATNARRGPLGRLAPLNMRPTDKH; from the exons ATGCGGGTCTCTGCTCACCTGG CTGCAGACGTTCCATGTCCCGCCCCCCTGTACCAGCCCCCAGGAACTGAGCAGTGGCCTCGCAGTAGCCTATGTGCTGAACCAGAT GTCAACAATCTGAAGACAATCTTACAGAGCCTGGTGGAGTACTCCCAGGAT gTCCTGGGGCATCCCATTTTGGAGCAGCACCTTCCAGATGTGAGCCTCATTGGCGAGTTCTCAGACCCAGAAGAGCTTGGCAAGCTGCTTCAGCTGGTGCTGGGCTGTGCTATCAGTTGCGAGAAGAAGCAGG AGCACATCCAGAGAATCATGACCCTAGAGGAATCAGTTCAGCATGTGGTGATGGAAGCCATCCAGGAG CTCATGACCAAAGACACCTCTGACTCCCTGTCACCGGAAACATATGGGAACTTTGATAGCCAG TCCCGCAGGTACTACTTCCTGAGTGAGGAGGCTGACGAGGGAGACGAGCTGCGGCAGCGCTGTCTGGACCTGGAGCGGCAG CTGGTACTCCTGTCAGAGGAGAAGCAGAGCCTGGTTCAGGAAAATGAGGTGCTGAGGGAACGGGCGGGCCGGTCCGAGGGTGAGGGCGCCACCGGCCTCACCTCCAagaagctgctgctgctgcagtccCAGCTGGAGCAGCTGCAGGAAGAGAACTTCAG gcTGGAGAGCGGCAGGGAGGACGAGCGCGTGCGCTGTGCCGAGCTGGAACGGGAGGTCGCCGAGCTGCAGCAGCGGAGCCAGGAGCTGACCAGCCTGGCCCAGGAGGCACAGGCCCTGAAGGATGAGATGGATGAACTTCG gcagTCCTCCGAGCGCGCAGGGCAGCTGGAGGCCACGCTGAGCAGCTGCCGGCGCCGCCTGGGCGAGCTGCGGGAGCTTCGGCGGCAGGTGCGGCAGCTGGAGGAGCGCAACGCCGGCCACGCTGAACGCACGCGGCAGCTGGAGGAAGAGCTGCGCCGGGCCGGCTCCCTGCGCGCCCAGCTAGAGGCGCAGCGGCGGCAG GTTCAGGAACTGCAGGGCCAGCGGCAGGAGGAGGCCATGAAGGCCGAGAAATGGCTATTCGAGTGTCGCAATCTGGAGGAAAAGTATGAGCTGGTGTCAAAGGAGAAGGAG CGGCTGCTGGCAGAGCGGGACTCCCTGCGGGAGGCCAATGAAGACCTGCGCTGCGCCCAGATGCAGCCTCGCGGGCTGACCCAAGCCG ACCCCTCACTGGATCCCACCTCACCGGCTGTGGAAAACTTAGCAGCCGAGATCCTACCTGCGGAGCTCAG GGAGACGCTCCTGCAGCTTCAGCTGGAGAACAAGCGCCTGTGCCAGCAGGAGGCGGCCGACCGAGAACGGCAGGAGGAGCTGCAGCGCCACCTGGAGGAGGCCAACCGCGCGCGCCACGGCCTGGAGATGCAGCACCG gcTGAACCAGCAGCAGCTGTCGGAGCTGCGGGCCCAGGTGGAGGACCTGCAGAAGGCCCTGCAGGAACAGGGGGGCAAGACTGAAGAC TCAACCTTGCTGAAGAGGAAGCTGGAGGAGCATCT GCAGAAGCTGCATGAGGCAGATCTGGAGCTGCAGCGGAAGCGCGAGTACATCGAGGAGCTAGAGCCCCCTGCCGACAGCAGCA CAGCCCGGCGTATCGAGGAGCTGCAGCACAACCTGCAGAAGAAGGACGCGGACTTGCGGGCCATGGAGGAGCGCTACCGCCGCTACGTGGACAAGGCGCGCACA GTCATACAGACCCTGGAACCCAAGCAGCGGCCACCTGGGGGTGCTCCTCCGGAACTCCACACCCTGAGGACACAGCTCCGGGAGCGGGATGTCCGCATCCGGCACCTGGAG ATGGACTTTGAGAAGAGTCGAAGTCAGCGGGAGCAGGAAGAAAAGCTGCTCATCAGTGCCTGGTATAATATG GGCATGGCTCTGCAGCAGCGAGCCGGGGAAGAGCGGGCACCTGCCCATGCCCAGTCATTCCTGGCACAGCAGCGGCTGGCCACCAACGCTCGCCGCGGACCCCTGGGACGCCTAGCACCCCTGAACATGCGCCCCACTGACAAGCACTGA